A single genomic interval of Pithys albifrons albifrons isolate INPA30051 chromosome 11, PitAlb_v1, whole genome shotgun sequence harbors:
- the NME9 gene encoding thioredoxin domain-containing protein 6, with product MAAKKKEVELQIAITSQELWEEMLCLKGLIVVDAFQAWCGPCKPVVDLFQKIRNEVGSDLLHFAVAEVDSVDALEGYRGLCQPVFLFYAGGELVAVVRGLNAPLLRKTILEQLKPILEQLAGDRKVPERGGEQVLPDPPGRERHAERRGDEGFGSK from the exons ATGGCTGCAAAGAAGAAGGAGGTAGAGCTGCAG ATTGCCATCACTAGCCAGGAGCTTTGGGAGGAAATGCTGTGTCTCAAAGGACTCATTG TTGTTGATGCTTTTCAAGCCTGGTGTGGCCCGTGCAAACCAGTAGTGGATCTGTTCCAAAAAATCAGGAATGAGGTTGGCAGTGACCTCCTGCACTTTGCTGTG GCTGAGGTTGATTCCGTTGATGCTCTGGAAGGATACAGAGGACTGTGCCAGCCTGTCTTTCTGTTTTATGCA GGAGGAGAACTGGTGGCTGTTGTGAGAGGGCTGAATGCACCACTGCTGCGGAAAACCATCCTGGAGCAGCTGAAACCCATCCTGGAACAGCTGGCAGGGGACAGGAAGGTGCCTGAACGTGGAGGAGAGCAAGTGCTG CCTGACCCGCCGGGCCGGGAGCGCCACGCGGAGCGAAGAGGAGACGAGGGGTTTGGCAGCAAATAA